One segment of Microbacterium arborescens DNA contains the following:
- the hpaE gene encoding 5-carboxymethyl-2-hydroxymuconate semialdehyde dehydrogenase gives MTDTTLTAPHTPADLPGAIRHYIDGSLVDSVDGGTFDVLDPVTGRVYLQAAAGKKADVDAAVAAARRAFADGPWPRMLPRERSRVLHRIADLVESRDARLAELESFDSGLPITQALGQARRAAENFRFFADLIVAQADDTYKVPGRQINYVNRKPIGVAGLITPWNTPFMLESWKLAPALATGNTVVLKPAEFTPLSASLWAGIFEEAGLPPGVFNLVNGLGEDAGDALVKHPDVPLISFTGESSTGQLIFANAAPHLKGLSMELGGKSPAIVFADADLDAAIDATIFGVFSLNGERCTAGSRILVERSVYDEFVERYAAQAKRVRVGYPHDPATEVGALVHPEHFAKVMSYVELGKSEGRLVAGGGRPEGFESGTFVAPTVFADVASTARIFQEEIFGPVVAITPFDTDAEALALANDTKYGLAAYVWTNDLKRAHTFSQAVEAGMVWLNSNNVRDLRTPFGGVKASGLGHEGGYRSIDFYTNQQAVHITLGAVHNPTFGRS, from the coding sequence ATGACCGACACGACGCTCACCGCCCCCCACACGCCCGCGGACCTGCCCGGCGCCATCCGCCACTACATCGACGGGTCGCTCGTCGACTCGGTCGACGGCGGCACCTTCGACGTGCTCGACCCCGTCACCGGGCGCGTGTACCTGCAGGCGGCCGCCGGCAAGAAGGCCGACGTCGACGCGGCCGTCGCAGCAGCCCGGCGCGCATTCGCCGATGGCCCGTGGCCGCGGATGCTGCCGCGCGAGCGCTCGCGCGTGCTGCACCGCATCGCCGACCTCGTCGAGTCGCGCGACGCCCGCCTCGCCGAGCTCGAGTCGTTCGACTCCGGGCTCCCCATCACCCAGGCGCTCGGGCAGGCCCGGCGCGCGGCCGAGAACTTCCGCTTCTTCGCCGACCTGATCGTCGCTCAGGCCGACGACACCTACAAGGTGCCCGGGCGTCAGATCAACTACGTCAACCGCAAGCCGATCGGCGTCGCCGGACTCATCACGCCGTGGAACACGCCGTTCATGCTCGAGTCGTGGAAGCTCGCCCCCGCGCTCGCCACCGGCAACACGGTCGTTCTGAAGCCCGCCGAGTTCACTCCCCTGTCCGCGTCGCTGTGGGCGGGCATCTTCGAGGAGGCGGGACTGCCGCCCGGAGTGTTCAACCTCGTCAACGGCCTCGGCGAAGACGCGGGCGACGCCCTCGTGAAGCACCCCGACGTGCCCCTCATCTCCTTCACCGGCGAGAGCTCGACGGGGCAGCTGATCTTCGCCAACGCGGCCCCGCACCTGAAGGGCCTGTCGATGGAGCTGGGCGGCAAGAGTCCGGCGATCGTCTTCGCCGACGCCGACCTCGACGCCGCGATCGACGCCACGATCTTCGGGGTCTTCTCGCTCAACGGCGAGCGCTGCACGGCCGGCAGCCGCATCCTGGTCGAGCGCTCGGTATACGACGAGTTCGTCGAGCGCTACGCCGCTCAGGCGAAGCGAGTCAGAGTCGGCTATCCCCATGATCCGGCGACCGAAGTGGGCGCGCTCGTGCACCCCGAGCACTTCGCCAAGGTCATGTCGTATGTCGAGCTCGGAAAGAGCGAGGGCCGTCTCGTCGCCGGCGGCGGCCGCCCCGAGGGGTTCGAGAGCGGCACGTTCGTCGCCCCGACGGTGTTCGCCGACGTGGCTTCCACCGCGCGGATCTTCCAGGAGGAGATCTTCGGCCCGGTCGTCGCGATCACCCCGTTCGACACGGACGCGGAGGCCCTCGCCCTCGCCAACGACACGAAGTACGGGCTGGCCGCCTACGTGTGGACCAACGACCTGAAGCGGGCGCACACCTTCTCGCAGGCCGTGGAGGCGGGGATGGTGTGGCTCAACTCCAACAACGTGCGCGACCTCCGCACCCCGTTCGGCGGTGTCAAGGCGTCGGGCCTCGGCCACGAGGGCGGCTACCGGTCGATCGACTTCTACACGAACCAGCAGGCGGTGCACATCACCCTCGGCGCGGTCCACAACCCGACCTTCGGCAGAAGCTGA
- a CDS encoding GntR family transcriptional regulator yields the protein MTPPTPPLPETQSKSQRAYQWIRERIAEQEFTPGYRLVLGTIAGELDMSVVPVREAIRQLEAEGLVTFERNIGARVAMVDDSQYRFSMQALSILEGAATALAARALDVDDIRRAREINELMTESLDHFDPRSFTRLNQEFHAVLFERCANPRMLELVQTEWARLGHLRDSTFSFVPGRAQESVREHEHIVALIERGAPLTEIEHAARRHRSATLDAYMTHEHPDQALGLPNF from the coding sequence ATGACACCGCCGACGCCGCCCCTGCCCGAGACGCAGAGCAAGTCGCAACGCGCGTACCAGTGGATCCGCGAGCGCATCGCCGAACAGGAGTTCACCCCCGGATACCGGCTGGTGCTCGGGACGATCGCCGGCGAGCTCGACATGAGCGTCGTACCGGTGCGCGAAGCGATCCGCCAGCTCGAGGCCGAGGGGCTCGTGACCTTCGAGCGCAACATCGGCGCCCGCGTCGCGATGGTCGATGACTCTCAGTACCGGTTCAGCATGCAGGCACTGTCGATCCTCGAAGGCGCGGCGACGGCGCTCGCCGCGCGTGCGCTCGACGTCGACGACATCCGACGCGCGCGCGAGATCAACGAGCTGATGACCGAATCGCTCGACCACTTCGACCCGCGGTCGTTCACCCGACTGAACCAGGAGTTCCACGCCGTGCTGTTCGAGCGGTGCGCGAACCCGCGGATGCTCGAGCTCGTGCAGACCGAGTGGGCGCGGCTCGGCCACCTGCGCGATTCGACCTTCAGCTTCGTTCCGGGCCGCGCGCAGGAGTCGGTGCGCGAGCACGAGCACATCGTCGCGCTCATCGAACGCGGAGCACCGCTGACGGAGATCGAGCACGCCGCACGACGCCACCGCTCCGCGACTCTCGACGCCTATATGACCCACGAGCACCCCGATCAGGCGCTCGGCCTGCCCAATTTCTGA
- a CDS encoding fumarylacetoacetate hydrolase family protein, with translation MRQERGSSGRPGKVIAVHLSYASRATQRGRTPAAPSYFLKAVSSIATTGGTVERPTGTELLAFEGEIALIIGRDTHRVGLAEAWDHVAAVTAANDLGVYDLRAADKGSNLRSKSRDGFTPLGPDLIDARSIDPERLRVRTWVNGTLVQDDTSAGMLFPLAQIVADLSQHLTLETGDVILTGTPAGSSVIGPCDVVEVEVDALDTGATSGRLVTTVAARSDAGFDPALGSLPAVDDVQREEAWGSRAAAGLPEAPASVLTADLRAKLERVPVAALSQQLRKRGLDDVSIDGVHPMHPGRTLVGTAATLRFVPFRADLFARHGGGFNAQKQAFDSVSPGEVIVIEARGETGSGTLGDILALRAQTRGAAGVVTDGGVRDYAAVAEIGLPVYTAGPHPAVLGRRHVPWEAGGTIACGGATVQPGDIIVGDADGVIVIPPALVAEVVDAALAQEDEDAWIAARVAEGASVDGLFPMNAAWRARYDGERGA, from the coding sequence ATGAGACAAGAGCGAGGAAGCTCCGGTCGACCGGGCAAGGTCATCGCGGTCCACCTGAGCTACGCATCCCGGGCGACCCAGCGCGGGCGCACGCCCGCCGCCCCCTCGTACTTCCTGAAAGCGGTGAGCTCGATCGCCACCACCGGCGGCACGGTCGAGCGACCCACCGGCACCGAGCTGCTCGCCTTCGAGGGCGAGATCGCGCTGATCATCGGCCGCGACACCCACCGCGTCGGCCTCGCCGAGGCGTGGGATCACGTCGCCGCAGTGACCGCCGCCAACGACCTCGGCGTCTACGACCTGCGCGCCGCCGACAAGGGGTCGAACCTGCGGTCCAAGAGCCGCGACGGCTTCACTCCCCTCGGCCCCGACCTCATCGATGCGCGCAGCATCGACCCCGAGCGCCTCCGCGTGCGCACGTGGGTCAACGGCACGCTCGTGCAGGACGACACGAGCGCGGGGATGCTGTTCCCCCTGGCGCAGATCGTCGCCGACCTCTCCCAGCATCTGACCCTCGAGACCGGCGACGTCATCCTGACCGGCACGCCCGCCGGTTCGTCGGTCATCGGCCCCTGCGACGTCGTCGAGGTCGAGGTCGACGCGCTCGACACCGGTGCCACCTCCGGGCGACTCGTCACCACCGTCGCGGCCCGCTCCGATGCCGGCTTCGACCCCGCGCTCGGGTCGCTGCCCGCGGTCGACGACGTCCAGCGCGAAGAGGCCTGGGGGTCGCGCGCCGCGGCCGGGCTGCCCGAGGCACCGGCATCCGTTCTCACCGCGGACCTCCGCGCCAAGCTCGAGCGCGTCCCCGTCGCCGCGCTTTCTCAGCAGCTGCGCAAGCGCGGTCTCGATGACGTCTCGATCGACGGTGTGCACCCGATGCACCCGGGCCGCACGCTCGTCGGAACCGCCGCCACGTTGCGATTCGTGCCCTTCCGCGCCGACCTCTTCGCCCGTCACGGCGGTGGCTTCAACGCGCAGAAGCAGGCCTTCGACTCGGTCTCGCCCGGCGAGGTGATCGTCATCGAGGCGCGGGGCGAGACCGGGTCGGGCACGCTCGGCGACATCCTCGCCCTCCGCGCCCAGACCCGGGGAGCCGCCGGCGTGGTGACCGACGGCGGCGTGCGCGACTACGCCGCCGTCGCCGAGATCGGACTCCCGGTCTACACGGCGGGACCGCACCCGGCCGTGCTGGGCCGCAGGCACGTCCCGTGGGAGGCGGGCGGCACCATCGCCTGCGGCGGCGCGACCGTCCAGCCCGGCGACATCATCGTGGGCGACGCGGACGGCGTGATCGTCATCCCGCCCGCTCTCGTGGCCGAGGTCGTCGATGCCGCGCTCGCCCAGGAGGACGAAGACGCCTGGATCGCCGCGCGCGTCGCGGAGGGCGCATCCGTCGACGGATTGTTCCCGATGAACGCGGCCTGGCGCGCCCGGTACGACGGCGAGCGCGGGGCATGA
- a CDS encoding MFS transporter, whose amino-acid sequence MSTPTSTPGPAARSGFTPTGTIATTADRRRVVFATVVGTTVEWYDFFIYATAVGLVFGQLFFAPLGANSALIGFATVGVSFLFRPLGAFLAGHLGDRLGRKLVLMWTLILMGVATALIGLLPTYETIGLAAPVILVLLRIVQGISAGGEWGGAVLMAVEHAPKTRRGAFGASPQIGVPLGLLLASGVMALMAMIAPGDAFLAWGWRVPFLLSVVLILVGWYVRRRVEESPVFTELAERREKAQMPIVQLFRKHAALVIIAAFVFAGNNAVGYMTTGGYIQNYATNPDGPLAFDREPVLWAVAGSAVTWLITTLIAGFLSDRIGRRTTYIAGWILQLAGVFALFPLVNTGSIGLLFAGLAILTIGLGLTYGPQAALYAELFPASIRFSGVSISYAIGAILGGAFAPTIATALVQATGSTMSVTWYLAGMTVLGLVATLLLRDRSGIPLDPDHEAEQSVSPIVGIGRR is encoded by the coding sequence ATGAGCACCCCCACATCCACACCCGGCCCGGCCGCGCGAAGCGGCTTCACCCCCACCGGGACGATCGCCACCACCGCCGACCGGCGCCGCGTGGTGTTCGCCACCGTCGTGGGGACCACCGTCGAGTGGTACGACTTCTTCATCTACGCCACGGCGGTCGGGCTGGTGTTCGGCCAGCTCTTCTTCGCGCCGCTGGGCGCCAACAGCGCGCTGATCGGTTTCGCCACCGTCGGCGTGAGCTTCCTGTTCCGCCCCCTCGGAGCTTTTCTCGCGGGGCACCTCGGCGACCGGCTCGGGCGCAAGCTCGTGCTGATGTGGACACTCATCCTGATGGGCGTAGCGACCGCTCTCATCGGCCTGCTGCCGACGTACGAGACGATCGGTCTCGCCGCTCCCGTCATCCTCGTGCTGCTGCGCATCGTCCAGGGCATCTCGGCGGGCGGCGAATGGGGCGGCGCGGTGCTCATGGCCGTCGAGCACGCCCCCAAGACGCGCCGCGGTGCGTTCGGGGCGTCGCCGCAGATCGGCGTGCCGCTCGGGCTGCTCCTCGCATCGGGAGTCATGGCGCTCATGGCCATGATCGCTCCGGGAGACGCGTTCCTCGCATGGGGCTGGCGGGTGCCGTTCCTCCTGAGCGTGGTGCTCATCCTCGTCGGCTGGTACGTGCGTCGCCGCGTCGAGGAGAGCCCCGTGTTCACCGAGCTCGCCGAGCGCCGCGAGAAGGCGCAGATGCCGATCGTGCAGCTGTTCCGCAAGCACGCCGCGCTCGTGATCATCGCCGCGTTCGTCTTCGCGGGCAACAACGCCGTCGGCTACATGACCACCGGCGGATACATCCAGAACTACGCCACGAACCCCGACGGCCCCCTCGCCTTCGACCGCGAGCCGGTGCTGTGGGCGGTGGCCGGCTCGGCGGTCACCTGGCTCATCACGACGCTCATCGCCGGGTTCCTCTCCGACCGGATCGGGCGCCGGACCACCTACATCGCCGGCTGGATCCTCCAGCTCGCGGGCGTGTTCGCCCTCTTCCCGCTCGTGAACACCGGGAGCATCGGTCTCCTCTTCGCCGGGCTGGCGATCCTGACGATCGGCTTGGGCCTGACGTACGGCCCGCAGGCCGCGCTGTACGCCGAGCTCTTCCCGGCATCCATCCGGTTCTCGGGGGTCTCGATCTCATACGCCATCGGCGCCATTCTCGGCGGCGCGTTCGCGCCGACCATCGCCACGGCGCTCGTGCAGGCGACGGGCTCGACGATGTCGGTGACGTGGTACCTGGCCGGGATGACGGTCCTCGGGCTCGTCGCGACGCTGCTCCTGCGCGATCGCAGCGGCATCCCGCTCGACCCCGACCACGAGGCCGAGCAGTCGGTCAGCCCGATCGTCGGCATCGGTCGACGCTGA
- a CDS encoding FAD-dependent monooxygenase: MQFHHHGYVSGDPRVQPAAGRGLHRSAELPDETDVLIVGSGPAGMLLAAQLSQFPDVDVRLIERRVGRLELGQADGIQPRSVETFQAFGFAERIMAEAYNIGWMNFWAPDPADPVRIVRTMRTEDYALRMSEFPHLIVNQARVLDYFAEAAAQGPGRVVPDYGVEFLGLTVGDEGDFPVEARVRHLTGERAGEERTIRAKYVAGCDGARSRVRDAIGRVHVGEASAHAWGVMDVLVNTDFPDWRIKCAINSAAGNILHIPREGGYLSRMYIDLGAVAPDDDHRVRQTPIDEIIRRANAILHPYSIDVKEVAWHSVYEVGHRVTDGFDDVPAGAERAPRVFLTGDACHTHSAKAGQGMNVSMQDGFNLGWKLGHVLTGLAAPSLLSTYSAERRPVAQQLIDFDREWSALMARKPEEITDPQDLATHYLATAEFPSGFRTRYAPSVIVADGAHQELASGFPIGMRFASVEVARVADGNAVHLGHHARADGRWRIYAFADAPLPGAPSALDDFARWLASPVSPVSVHTPAGADVDAVFDVKVVYQQRYDEIELPLVPDVFRPSTGPLGLTDWEKVFAAAPSAWHDSDIFDERGLSRDGVVVVVRPDQYVAAVLPLTATDELARFFAAALLPR; this comes from the coding sequence ATGCAGTTCCACCATCACGGCTACGTCTCGGGGGATCCCCGCGTGCAGCCCGCGGCCGGTCGCGGGCTGCACCGCTCGGCTGAGCTGCCCGATGAGACCGACGTCCTGATCGTCGGCTCGGGACCGGCGGGGATGCTGCTGGCGGCGCAGCTGTCGCAGTTCCCCGACGTCGACGTCCGCCTGATCGAGCGCCGGGTCGGGCGACTCGAGCTGGGGCAGGCCGACGGCATCCAGCCGCGCAGCGTCGAGACCTTCCAAGCCTTCGGGTTCGCCGAGCGCATCATGGCCGAGGCCTACAACATCGGCTGGATGAACTTCTGGGCGCCCGACCCTGCCGACCCGGTGCGCATCGTGCGCACCATGCGCACCGAGGACTACGCGCTGCGAATGAGCGAGTTCCCGCACCTGATCGTCAATCAAGCGCGCGTGCTCGACTACTTCGCCGAGGCTGCGGCGCAGGGCCCGGGGCGCGTCGTGCCGGACTACGGCGTCGAGTTCCTCGGGCTGACGGTCGGTGACGAGGGCGACTTCCCCGTCGAGGCGCGCGTCCGTCATCTCACGGGAGAGCGGGCGGGGGAGGAGCGCACGATCCGCGCGAAGTACGTCGCGGGGTGCGACGGTGCGCGCAGCCGCGTGCGCGACGCGATCGGGCGGGTCCACGTCGGTGAGGCATCCGCTCACGCGTGGGGCGTCATGGATGTGCTGGTGAACACCGACTTCCCCGACTGGCGGATCAAGTGCGCGATCAACTCGGCCGCCGGCAACATCCTGCACATCCCGCGGGAGGGCGGTTACCTCAGCCGCATGTACATCGATCTCGGCGCGGTGGCCCCCGACGACGACCACCGTGTGCGGCAGACGCCGATCGACGAGATCATCCGGCGAGCTAACGCGATCCTGCATCCGTACTCGATCGACGTGAAGGAAGTCGCCTGGCACAGCGTCTACGAGGTCGGACACCGTGTCACAGACGGCTTCGACGACGTCCCGGCGGGGGCCGAGCGTGCGCCGCGCGTGTTCCTCACCGGTGATGCCTGCCACACCCACAGCGCGAAAGCCGGTCAGGGGATGAACGTCTCCATGCAGGACGGGTTCAACCTCGGGTGGAAGCTCGGTCATGTCCTGACGGGGTTGGCTGCGCCGTCGCTGCTGTCCACGTACTCAGCGGAGCGGCGCCCCGTCGCGCAGCAGCTCATCGACTTCGACCGGGAGTGGTCGGCCCTCATGGCGCGAAAGCCCGAGGAGATCACTGATCCGCAAGACCTCGCGACGCACTACCTGGCGACGGCCGAGTTCCCCTCGGGCTTCCGAACGCGCTACGCACCGTCGGTGATCGTCGCCGACGGCGCCCACCAGGAGCTCGCTTCGGGCTTCCCGATCGGCATGCGCTTCGCCTCGGTCGAGGTCGCGCGCGTCGCCGACGGCAACGCGGTCCACCTCGGTCACCATGCCCGCGCCGACGGGCGGTGGCGCATCTACGCGTTCGCCGACGCCCCGTTGCCTGGCGCGCCCTCGGCCCTCGACGACTTCGCGCGGTGGCTGGCGTCGCCGGTGTCGCCGGTGTCCGTGCACACCCCCGCGGGCGCCGACGTCGATGCGGTGTTCGACGTCAAGGTCGTGTACCAGCAGCGGTACGACGAGATCGAGCTGCCGCTCGTGCCCGACGTCTTCCGTCCGAGCACGGGCCCGCTCGGCCTGACGGACTGGGAGAAGGTGTTCGCCGCGGCGCCGAGCGCGTGGCACGATTCCGACATCTTCGACGAGCGGGGGCTCTCGCGAGACGGGGTCGTCGTGGTTGTCCGCCCCGACCAGTATGTGGCCGCCGTGCTGCCGCTGACCGCGACGGACGAGCTCGCCCGCTTCTTCGCGGCAGCACTGCTGCCGCGCTAG
- a CDS encoding thiamine pyrophosphate-binding protein: MPSVSAHVSAVLARHVSHVFGVMGNGNAHLLDALERSPRVTFTALRHEAGGVVAADAHYRAGGGLAAATATYGAGFTNTLTPLAEAAQARTPLVLVVGDAPTSGPRPWDVDQIALASAVGVRTYTVGRTDAAATTIIAIEHALAYSAPVVLAIPYDVAKADAGPLTDTPEPRHSAAPAPTTPFAAGTVAQIARALATSQRPLILAGRGAWLAGAGRALGDIADATGAVTATTALGRGLFPRPEFDLGVTGGFGAEGAMHLIREADVVVVVGASLNQFTMRFGALFSPGTTVAQIDTAPTATHPHVGLYVRADAALAARAIADELTAIGAPASGWRESLDIADLRDHHPGDALAPDGRLDPRSAARRIGELLPEDRVVVSDGGHFIGWANMYWPVSSPDRMMMVGTAYQSIGLGFPSVPGAARARPDATIVLTTGDGGGLMAVSDLESAVRVAGGRGLAVVWNDRAYGAEVHLYGAQGLAPAPMLIPEVDFAALCRAVGGEGVVVRALDDLDALARWRDRPADERPFLLLDLRVSAQIRAPYQEEILRVNS; this comes from the coding sequence ATGCCCTCCGTCTCCGCGCATGTCTCCGCAGTCCTCGCCCGACACGTATCGCACGTCTTCGGCGTGATGGGCAACGGCAACGCCCATCTGCTCGATGCACTCGAGCGTTCGCCCCGCGTCACCTTCACCGCGCTTCGCCATGAAGCCGGCGGCGTGGTCGCCGCCGATGCCCACTACCGTGCCGGCGGCGGCCTCGCGGCAGCGACCGCGACGTACGGCGCGGGCTTCACGAACACCCTGACGCCGCTCGCCGAGGCGGCTCAGGCACGCACCCCGCTGGTACTGGTCGTCGGCGACGCGCCGACGTCGGGACCGCGCCCGTGGGACGTCGACCAGATCGCCCTCGCCTCGGCGGTCGGGGTCCGCACGTACACGGTCGGCCGAACGGATGCCGCCGCCACGACCATCATCGCGATCGAGCACGCCCTCGCGTACTCCGCCCCCGTCGTCCTGGCGATCCCCTACGACGTCGCGAAGGCCGACGCCGGGCCGCTGACCGACACGCCCGAGCCGCGGCACAGCGCAGCACCGGCTCCGACCACACCGTTCGCGGCGGGCACGGTCGCACAGATCGCCCGCGCGCTCGCGACGTCGCAGCGCCCCCTCATCCTGGCCGGCCGGGGCGCCTGGCTCGCGGGAGCGGGACGAGCACTCGGAGACATCGCCGACGCCACCGGCGCCGTGACCGCGACCACCGCGCTCGGACGCGGCCTCTTCCCCCGCCCGGAGTTCGACCTCGGAGTCACGGGCGGCTTCGGCGCCGAGGGCGCGATGCACCTCATCCGCGAAGCCGATGTCGTGGTCGTCGTGGGCGCGTCGCTGAATCAGTTCACGATGCGGTTCGGCGCCCTGTTCTCACCCGGGACGACCGTCGCACAGATCGACACGGCCCCCACGGCGACGCATCCGCATGTCGGGCTCTACGTGCGCGCCGACGCGGCCCTCGCCGCCCGGGCGATCGCCGACGAGCTCACCGCGATCGGTGCTCCCGCGAGCGGCTGGCGCGAATCGCTCGACATCGCCGACCTGCGCGACCACCACCCCGGCGACGCTCTCGCCCCCGATGGGCGCCTCGACCCCCGGTCCGCCGCGCGGCGGATCGGAGAGCTGCTGCCCGAGGACCGCGTCGTCGTGTCGGACGGCGGACACTTCATCGGGTGGGCGAACATGTACTGGCCCGTGTCGTCGCCCGACCGGATGATGATGGTGGGCACGGCGTATCAGTCGATCGGACTCGGCTTCCCCTCCGTCCCCGGCGCGGCTCGCGCCCGCCCCGACGCGACGATCGTGCTGACGACCGGTGATGGCGGCGGACTCATGGCCGTCAGCGACCTCGAGTCCGCGGTGCGGGTCGCGGGCGGCCGCGGCCTCGCGGTCGTGTGGAACGATCGCGCGTACGGCGCCGAGGTGCACCTCTACGGCGCACAGGGCCTCGCGCCCGCCCCCATGCTCATCCCCGAGGTCGACTTCGCCGCGCTGTGCCGCGCTGTCGGCGGTGAGGGCGTCGTCGTGCGCGCACTCGACGATCTCGACGCCCTCGCCCGGTGGCGCGATCGCCCCGCCGATGAGCGGCCGTTCCTCCTGCTCGACCTGCGGGTGTCGGCGCAGATCCGTGCGCCGTACCAGGAGGAGATCCTGCGCGTGAACTCCTAG
- a CDS encoding MarR family winged helix-turn-helix transcriptional regulator: MPQNVVRHEGLHLYADQPRDEVGRRLSDAVLRLRRAEQVQAGLAVRASELSAIDLTALRYLVQGHRDGRDLGPKDLIVMLATSSATVTNVVERLASKGLVERVQHPSDRRAHYLVPTEAAIERVDAAFAAHHRAIVTVIDELDADRAAIAAEVMDLLAAALDDVAGRSA; the protein is encoded by the coding sequence ATGCCTCAGAACGTCGTCCGTCATGAAGGACTTCATCTCTACGCGGACCAACCCCGCGATGAGGTCGGCCGTCGGTTGAGCGATGCCGTGCTGCGCCTGCGGCGCGCCGAGCAGGTGCAGGCGGGTCTCGCCGTGCGGGCGTCCGAGCTGTCGGCGATCGACCTGACGGCGCTGCGGTACCTCGTCCAGGGTCACCGGGACGGCCGCGACCTGGGCCCGAAGGACCTCATCGTCATGCTCGCCACCTCGAGCGCGACCGTGACCAACGTCGTCGAGCGCCTCGCATCGAAGGGCCTGGTCGAACGCGTCCAGCACCCCAGCGACCGCCGCGCGCACTACCTCGTTCCCACGGAGGCGGCGATCGAGCGGGTGGATGCCGCCTTCGCCGCCCATCACCGCGCGATCGTCACCGTCATCGATGAGCTCGACGCCGACCGGGCCGCCATCGCCGCCGAGGTCATGGACCTGCTCGCCGCCGCCCTCGACGACGTCGCCGGACGCAGC